Proteins encoded by one window of Anopheles maculipalpis chromosome 2RL, idAnoMacuDA_375_x, whole genome shotgun sequence:
- the LOC126560034 gene encoding LOW QUALITY PROTEIN: mitochondrial import receptor subunit TOM40 homolog (The sequence of the model RefSeq protein was modified relative to this genomic sequence to represent the inferred CDS: inserted 2 bases in 1 codon): MESLSSRDGVLLCSWHVAILAGCXKILIHQSVSFSKTKTRTRTHRPSRCRHAKMKFAPSCVPEPDSRYGARFPWPFTWTSGVRQPPLNPGDMANLHERINHLRPLWFEGFQLNVSKSCGVNRTMGASWSLSHVTPTGFRLGGHFRRRCSDSVLTTPLVAFDVNPTTLCSNLLFLYRPARSVGLELALQLQPGETPFVDELSLQYTGLSRTSTVRCSTPGTPDTYRVSVDHLVSLNDRLCFGVEVLCECYHGTHNTNVAFAGRYNRETYTLAATISPEAFDLSYWQKVSNTLQMGSSMIVNQRQNRALGSVCYRLEHADTVIRGSFDSDWAIGFTYARKLTPAAFTACLSLLFCAPKNTFQCGFRIDLDSNLL; this comes from the exons ATGGAAAGCCTTTCATCCCGGGatggtgttttgctttgcagtTGGCACGTCGCCATCTTAGCTGGCTG GAAAATTCTCATTCATCagtctgtttctttttcaaaaacaaaaacacgcacacgtacacacagacCCAGCAGGTGCCGCCACGCTAAGATGAAGTTTGCTCCGTCGTGCGTACCGGAGCCGGATTCACGGTACGGGGCCCGCTTTCCGTGGCCATTCACGTGGACGTCGGGCGTCCGGCAACCGCCATTGAACCCGGGCGATATGGCGAATCTACACGAGCGCATCAACCACCTGCGGCCGCTCTGGTTCGAAGGGTTCCAGCTGAACGTGTCGAAGAGCTGCGGCGTGAACCGAACGATGGGTGCCAGCTGGAGCTTGAGCCACGTAACACCGACCGGTTTCCGGCTCGGTGGACACTTCCGGCGACGATGCAGCGATAGTGTGCTG ACCACACCACTTGTAGCGTTCGATGTGAATCCGACTACGCTCTGTTCGAACCTCCTGTTCCTGTACCGGCCCGCCCGTTCGGTTGGGCTCGAGCTAGCGCTGCAGCTGCAGCCGGGCGAAACTCCGTTCGTGGATGAATTGTCGTTGCAGTACACAGGCCTTAGCCGGACGTCCACTGTACGGTGCAGTACGCCCGGCACGCCGGATACGTACCGGGTCAGCGTGGATCATCTGGTCAGTCTGAACGATCGGTTGTGCTTCGGGGTGGAAGTGCTGTGCGAGTGCTACCATggcacacacaacaccaatGTGGCCTTTGCCGGACG ATACAACCGGGAAACGTACACGTTGGCCGCTACAATTTCCCCGGAAGCGTTCGATTTGAGTTACTGGCAAAAAGTGTCCAACACGCTGCAGATGGGCTCGTCAATGATTGTGAACCAGCGACAGAACCGTGCGCTCGGTAGCGTCTGCTATCGGCTGGAACACGCGGACACCGTCATCCGTGGTTCGTTCGATTCCGACTGGGCCATCGGCTTCACGTATGCCAG